One window from the genome of Sphaerotilus microaerophilus encodes:
- a CDS encoding tripartite tricarboxylate transporter substrate-binding protein, producing the protein MTLPNRPQPLRRSALKLAAATLAAAALPAIAQAPAWPAKAVRIVVGFAPGGTTDVMARTLAQALTEALGQTVIVDNKPGASGNLAAGEVIKAAPDGYTLLIAPTSVETANPSLFKSNLLPSRDLAPVMSIGRLTRELNKALAAPALKPRFGDLGAEPVALDTPAFKKLLADEGKQLSTLIKDRKIIVE; encoded by the coding sequence ATGACCCTCCCGAACCGCCCCCAGCCGCTGCGCCGCAGCGCCCTGAAGCTGGCCGCCGCCACGCTGGCCGCCGCCGCGCTGCCGGCCATCGCCCAGGCCCCCGCCTGGCCGGCCAAGGCGGTGCGCATCGTCGTGGGCTTCGCCCCCGGCGGCACCACCGACGTGATGGCCCGCACCCTGGCCCAGGCGCTCACCGAGGCGCTGGGCCAGACCGTGATCGTCGACAACAAACCCGGCGCCAGCGGCAACCTGGCGGCCGGCGAGGTGATCAAGGCGGCGCCGGATGGCTACACGCTGCTGATCGCACCCACCTCGGTCGAGACGGCCAACCCCTCGCTGTTCAAGTCCAACCTCCTGCCCTCGCGCGACCTGGCGCCGGTGATGTCCATCGGCCGCCTGACGCGCGAGCTGAACAAGGCGCTGGCCGCCCCGGCACTCAAGCCGCGCTTCGGCGACCTGGGCGCCGAGCCGGTGGCACTGGACACGCCGGCCTTCAAGAAGCTGCTGGCCGACGAGGGCAAACAGCTCTCGACCCTCATCAAAGACCGCAAGATCATCGTGGAGTGA
- a CDS encoding cyclohexanecarboxylate-CoA ligase, with translation MDFDAVLLPPRRAASVAQGFWFDRTINDDLDACVAAYPDKRALTAIQVEGGAAAPTTTCFTYRELAAMADRVAVGLARLGVSRNDVVAMQLPNWWQFTVTYLACSRLGAVLNPLMHIFRERELGFMLKHGGAKLMIVPKTFRGFDYEQMLEGLKPTLPDLQQLVVVGGSGANSYEALLSGPAWENEPDARDILTRSRPGPDDITQLIYTSGTTGEPKGVMHSANTVMANIVPYAERLRLGADDVVLMASPMAHQTGFMYGLMMPIMLRASAVLQDIWEPKKAVEVIRAEGASFTMASTPFLNDLARTVAETGQAVPTLRTFLCAGAPIPGPLVEQARSVLSGSPGRSQDPRSPSGGEHPQGAQGAYATKIVSAWGMTENGAVTLIELDDDDRLAATTDGCPLPGVDLKVVGDDGAELPRGQSGKLLVRSVSNFGGYLHRPQWNNTDADGWFDTGDLATMNEAGYIRISGRSKDVIIRGGENIPVFEVEALLYKHPGVAQVAVVAVPDERLGERACAVVVPKADQTLTLAELVDFLKAQKVALQYIPERLILREAMPSTPSGKIQKFKLREIVREMVASGQI, from the coding sequence ATGGACTTCGACGCCGTTCTGCTGCCGCCGCGCCGCGCCGCCAGCGTGGCCCAGGGCTTCTGGTTCGACCGCACGATCAACGACGACCTGGACGCCTGCGTCGCCGCGTACCCGGACAAGCGGGCCCTCACCGCGATCCAGGTCGAGGGCGGTGCCGCCGCGCCCACCACCACCTGCTTCACCTACCGCGAGCTGGCGGCGATGGCCGACCGCGTCGCCGTCGGCCTGGCGCGCCTGGGCGTGAGCCGCAACGACGTGGTGGCGATGCAGCTGCCCAACTGGTGGCAGTTCACCGTCACCTACCTGGCCTGCTCGCGCCTGGGGGCGGTGCTCAACCCGCTGATGCACATCTTCCGCGAGCGCGAGTTGGGCTTCATGCTCAAGCACGGCGGCGCCAAGCTGATGATCGTGCCGAAGACCTTCCGCGGCTTCGACTACGAGCAGATGCTCGAAGGCCTGAAGCCCACTCTGCCCGACCTGCAGCAGCTGGTGGTGGTCGGCGGCAGCGGCGCCAACAGCTACGAGGCCCTGCTCAGCGGCCCGGCCTGGGAGAACGAGCCGGACGCCCGCGACATCCTGACGCGCAGCCGCCCGGGCCCGGACGACATCACCCAGCTGATCTACACCTCCGGCACCACCGGAGAGCCCAAGGGCGTGATGCACTCGGCCAACACGGTGATGGCCAACATCGTCCCCTACGCCGAGCGGCTGCGCCTGGGCGCCGACGACGTGGTGCTGATGGCCTCGCCGATGGCGCACCAGACCGGCTTCATGTACGGCCTGATGATGCCCATCATGCTGCGCGCCAGCGCGGTGCTGCAGGACATCTGGGAGCCGAAGAAGGCGGTGGAGGTCATCCGCGCCGAGGGCGCCAGCTTCACGATGGCCTCGACGCCCTTCCTGAACGATCTGGCGCGCACCGTGGCCGAGACGGGCCAGGCGGTGCCGACGCTGCGGACCTTCCTCTGCGCCGGTGCGCCCATCCCCGGCCCGCTGGTCGAGCAGGCGCGCAGCGTGCTCAGCGGATCGCCGGGCCGCTCCCAAGATCCGCGTTCCCCCTCGGGGGGCGAGCACCCGCAGGGGGCTCAGGGGGCCTACGCTACGAAGATCGTGTCCGCCTGGGGCATGACCGAGAACGGCGCCGTCACGCTGATCGAGCTCGACGACGACGACCGGCTCGCCGCCACCACCGATGGCTGCCCGCTGCCGGGCGTCGATCTGAAAGTGGTGGGCGACGATGGAGCCGAGCTGCCGCGCGGCCAGTCCGGCAAGCTGCTGGTGCGCTCGGTGTCCAATTTCGGCGGCTACCTGCACCGGCCGCAGTGGAACAACACCGACGCCGACGGCTGGTTCGACACCGGCGACCTGGCCACGATGAACGAGGCCGGCTACATCCGCATCAGCGGGCGCAGCAAGGACGTGATCATCCGCGGCGGCGAGAACATCCCCGTCTTCGAGGTCGAGGCGCTGCTCTACAAGCACCCGGGGGTCGCCCAGGTGGCGGTGGTGGCGGTGCCCGACGAGCGCCTGGGCGAGCGCGCCTGCGCGGTGGTGGTGCCGAAGGCCGACCAGACGCTGACGCTGGCCGAACTGGTGGATTTCCTGAAGGCGCAGAAGGTGGCGCTGCAGTACATCCCCGAGCGCCTGATCCTGCGCGAGGCCATGCCGTCCACGCCCTCCGGAAAGATCCAGAAGTTCAAGCTGCGCGAGATCGTCCGGGAGATGGTCGCCAGCGGCCAGATCTGA
- a CDS encoding enoyl-CoA hydratase-related protein codes for MPVVLTETRGRVAVITLNRPEALNALNDELMDALGEALLRFDADDRVGAIVLMGGPKAFAAGADIAVMADWGYMDVYQGQFITRNWETIRSVRKPVLAAVAGFAFGGGCELALACDVIVAAHSARFALPEIKLAMLPGAGGTQRLPRAIGKAKAMDLCLSARVLDADEADLYGLVSRVVPDDELHGATLALAERIAGYSLPALMAIKEAVNRSYESTLAEGVLFERRQLYTRFASEDAHEGMQAFLAKRPPEFKHR; via the coding sequence ATGCCTGTTGTCCTGACCGAGACCCGCGGCCGGGTGGCCGTCATCACACTGAACCGGCCGGAGGCGCTGAATGCGCTGAACGACGAGCTGATGGACGCGCTGGGCGAGGCGCTGCTGCGTTTCGACGCGGATGACCGCGTCGGTGCCATCGTGCTGATGGGCGGGCCCAAGGCCTTTGCCGCCGGGGCGGACATCGCGGTGATGGCCGACTGGGGCTATATGGACGTCTACCAGGGCCAGTTCATCACCCGCAACTGGGAGACGATCCGCTCGGTGCGCAAGCCGGTGCTCGCCGCGGTGGCAGGCTTTGCCTTCGGCGGCGGCTGCGAGCTGGCACTGGCCTGCGACGTCATCGTCGCTGCGCACAGCGCTCGCTTCGCCCTGCCCGAGATCAAGCTGGCGATGCTGCCCGGTGCCGGCGGCACGCAGCGCCTGCCCCGCGCCATCGGCAAGGCCAAGGCGATGGACCTGTGCCTGTCCGCCCGCGTGCTGGATGCCGACGAGGCCGACCTCTACGGGCTGGTCTCCCGCGTGGTGCCCGATGACGAGCTGCACGGCGCCACGCTGGCGCTGGCCGAGCGCATCGCCGGCTACTCGCTGCCCGCGCTGATGGCCATCAAGGAGGCCGTCAACCGCAGCTACGAATCCACGCTGGCCGAGGGCGTGCTCTTCGAGCGCCGCCAGCTCTACACCCGCTTCGCCAGCGAGGACGCGCA